Proteins encoded in a region of the Thunnus maccoyii chromosome 4, fThuMac1.1, whole genome shotgun sequence genome:
- the LOC121896177 gene encoding transcription factor HES-5-like translates to MAPTVFGQANFSKEHLTPAHKLRKPMVEKLRRDRINTSIEQLKSLLSPEFLRQQPDSKQEKADILEMAVSYLRGWQQQKQQQQASMTSGLMSAGDGYSCCVQEAVSFLSHCEVQTQAHRRLLSHFQGLQASSRTSHSPCTLSPPGSPLHQVSSSKGVSQAGCALWRPW, encoded by the exons ATGGCACCCACTGTTTTTGGACAAGCAAACTTCTCTAAGGAACACCTGACTCCAGCTCATAAG CTGAGAAAGCCAATGGTGGAGAAACTGCGCAGAGATCGCATCAACACCAGCATCGAGCAGCTGAAATCCCTGCTGAGTCCTGAGTTCCTCAGGCAGCAGCCCGACTCCAAGCAAGAGAAGGCTGACATCTTGGAGATGGCTGTGTCCTATCTGAGGGgctggcagcagcagaagcagcagcagcaggcaagCATGACCTCTGGCCTGATGTCGGCCGGCGACGGCTACTCCTGCTGCGTGCAGGAGGCCGTCAGCTTCCTGTCCCACTGTGAGGTCCAGACTCAGGCCCACAGGCGGCTGCTCAGCCACTTCCAGGGCCTGCAGGCGTCCAGCAGGACCAGCCACAGTCCCTGCACCCTCTCCCCTCCGGGCTCACCGCTCCATCAGGTCAGCTCCAGCAAAGGTGTGAGCCAGGCCGGCTGTGCTCTGTGGAGACCCTGGTAG